A genomic window from Shewanella vesiculosa includes:
- a CDS encoding S-(hydroxymethyl)glutathione dehydrogenase/class III alcohol dehydrogenase, whose amino-acid sequence MSAQFIKSKAAIAWGPGQPLSVEEVDVMYPKAGEVMVRIVASGVCHTDAFTLSGDDPEGVFPAILGHEGGGIVHMVGEGVTSVQVGDHVIPLYTAECGKCKFCTSGKTNLCSAVRATQGKGLMPDGTTRFFKDGEPIFHYMGCSTFSEYTVLPEISLAKVNPSAPLEEVCLLGCGVTTGIGAVLKTAKVQPGDTVAIFGLGGIGLSAIIGATMARASRIIGIDLNESKFELAKKLGATDCINPKDFDKPIQDVIVEMTDGGVDFSFECIGNVNVMRSALECCHKGWGESVIIGVAGAGQEISTRPFQLVTGRVWRGSAFGGVKGRSELPGIVEQYLAGEFKLDQFITHTMGLEGINEAFDLMHKGESIRSVIHFAK is encoded by the coding sequence ATGTCAGCACAATTTATAAAATCAAAAGCCGCTATTGCTTGGGGACCAGGCCAGCCACTATCGGTAGAAGAAGTCGACGTAATGTACCCAAAAGCGGGTGAAGTGATGGTACGTATTGTGGCATCAGGTGTTTGTCATACCGATGCTTTCACGCTTTCAGGTGATGATCCTGAAGGGGTATTCCCAGCCATTCTTGGTCATGAAGGCGGCGGTATTGTTCACATGGTCGGTGAAGGCGTGACTAGCGTACAAGTTGGCGATCATGTTATTCCGTTATACACAGCAGAATGTGGAAAATGTAAATTCTGTACCTCAGGTAAAACCAACCTCTGTAGTGCCGTTCGTGCGACCCAAGGTAAAGGACTTATGCCTGATGGCACCACACGTTTCTTTAAAGATGGCGAGCCAATCTTCCATTATATGGGCTGCTCAACTTTCTCGGAATACACAGTATTACCAGAAATATCATTAGCTAAAGTTAACCCAAGTGCGCCACTTGAAGAAGTCTGTCTACTGGGTTGTGGTGTCACCACAGGCATTGGTGCGGTACTTAAAACAGCTAAAGTTCAACCTGGCGATACGGTTGCTATTTTTGGTTTAGGTGGCATTGGTTTATCGGCCATTATTGGCGCGACTATGGCAAGAGCTAGCCGCATTATTGGTATTGATTTAAACGAATCAAAATTTGAATTGGCTAAAAAACTTGGCGCGACTGACTGTATTAATCCTAAGGATTTTGATAAACCAATCCAAGATGTGATTGTTGAAATGACCGACGGTGGTGTCGATTTCTCATTTGAATGTATTGGTAACGTCAATGTAATGCGCAGTGCATTAGAGTGCTGCCATAAAGGCTGGGGCGAGTCGGTGATTATTGGTGTTGCTGGTGCCGGCCAAGAAATATCAACCCGTCCATTCCAGTTAGTCACTGGTCGTGTATGGCGTGGCAGTGCATTTGGTGGCGTTAAAGGACGCAGTGAGTTACCTGGTATTGTTGAACAATACTTAGCGGGTGAGTTTAAGTTAGACCAATTTATTACTCACACCATGGGCCTTGAAGGTATTAACGAAGCATTTGATTTAATGCACAAAGGCGAAAGTATTCGAAGTGTGATTCACTTTGCTAAGTAA
- the fghA gene encoding S-formylglutathione hydrolase encodes MTIESISSTKAFGGWHKQYSHHSSTLNCAMRFAIYLPPQAESQAVPVLYWLSGLTCTDENFMQKAGAQRIAAELGMAIVAPDTSPRGEGVADDPDGAYDFGLGAGFYLNATKPPFSQHYQMYDYVVNELPALIEAHFPVTEQRSISGHSMGGHGALTIALKNPHRYNSLSAFSPICHPMDCPWGIKAFRGYLGDDQQQWQQYDSCELMAKSQQFVPALVDQGSKDNFLDEQLKPQILVQAAKNKGYPLELRMQPGYDHSYYFIATFIEDHLRFHAKHLALL; translated from the coding sequence ATGACCATTGAAAGTATCAGCAGTACCAAAGCATTTGGTGGTTGGCATAAACAATATAGTCATCATTCAAGCACACTTAATTGTGCAATGCGGTTTGCCATTTACTTGCCGCCCCAAGCAGAAAGCCAAGCAGTACCTGTTTTATATTGGTTGTCAGGACTCACCTGTACTGATGAAAATTTTATGCAAAAAGCAGGTGCACAACGTATAGCAGCTGAATTAGGTATGGCGATAGTCGCACCCGATACTAGCCCACGAGGAGAAGGCGTCGCAGATGATCCCGACGGCGCTTATGACTTTGGTTTAGGTGCAGGCTTTTATCTTAATGCTACCAAACCGCCATTTAGTCAGCATTATCAAATGTATGATTACGTGGTTAACGAATTGCCGGCTTTGATTGAAGCTCATTTTCCGGTAACAGAACAGCGTAGTATAAGCGGCCATTCCATGGGTGGACATGGTGCCTTAACCATCGCACTTAAAAATCCGCACCGATATAATAGCTTGTCAGCATTTAGTCCAATTTGTCATCCAATGGACTGTCCTTGGGGTATAAAAGCATTTCGTGGCTACTTAGGTGATGATCAGCAACAATGGCAGCAATACGACAGCTGTGAGTTGATGGCTAAAAGCCAGCAATTTGTGCCTGCGCTGGTGGACCAAGGCAGTAAGGACAACTTTTTAGACGAACAACTAAAACCGCAAATCTTAGTGCAAGCCGCTAAAAACAAAGGCTACCCGCTAGAACTAAGAATGCAGCCAGGCTATGACCACAGCTATTATTTTATCGCGACCTTTATTGAAGACCATCTGCGTTTTCATGCAAAGCACTTAGCGCTTTTATAG
- a CDS encoding sodium:alanine symporter family protein produces MNIAEITKQFADLAWGPHMLILLVGGGLFFLIYSRFVPFRYIGHAINVVRGKYPDDGAEGHISHAGALSSAMAGTVGMGNIGSVAVAIMVGGPGAIFWMWISAIVGMATKFFTCTLAIMYRGKDENGDVQGGPMYIITQGLSKKWHFLAVFFCVVGLIGNFPLFNSNQLVQIIREWVFVKPGHFPADQSTFWLDLSLGIVVMVIVASVILGGIKRIATVASKVVPLMILIYMSCAAYVIVTNIEQIPGYFSLVFSEAFSLNSVGGGILGTMLIGIRRAAFSNEAGIGTEVMAHGSAKTNEPVKEGLVAMLGPAIDTLLVCTATAMIILISGVWQGTEAEGVNLSAQAFEITMPGVGPYLLILCVIFFSISTIFTQAFYGGQCFAFLFGRKRIRFYQYFYLLAILFAATASLQEIVNIIDAAYALMAIPTMTSALLLAPKVRAAAKDYFSRLEKSH; encoded by the coding sequence ATGAATATTGCTGAAATAACTAAACAATTTGCCGACCTTGCATGGGGTCCACACATGCTTATTTTACTCGTCGGCGGCGGGTTATTCTTCCTTATTTACTCTCGATTTGTGCCTTTTCGCTATATAGGTCACGCGATTAATGTCGTTAGGGGCAAGTATCCTGATGATGGCGCCGAAGGTCATATTAGTCATGCTGGGGCGTTATCCAGTGCCATGGCTGGTACCGTGGGAATGGGCAATATTGGTAGTGTCGCTGTTGCCATTATGGTGGGTGGCCCAGGGGCTATTTTTTGGATGTGGATTAGCGCTATTGTTGGTATGGCAACCAAGTTTTTTACCTGTACCTTAGCCATTATGTACCGCGGTAAAGATGAGAATGGTGATGTGCAGGGTGGTCCTATGTACATCATTACCCAAGGATTGAGTAAAAAATGGCATTTTTTAGCCGTGTTTTTCTGCGTTGTTGGTTTAATTGGTAACTTTCCTTTATTCAATTCTAATCAATTAGTGCAGATCATTCGTGAATGGGTATTTGTTAAACCAGGTCATTTTCCTGCCGATCAATCCACTTTTTGGCTCGATTTAAGCTTAGGTATTGTGGTGATGGTGATTGTTGCCAGCGTGATTTTAGGCGGTATTAAGCGGATCGCGACAGTAGCATCTAAAGTTGTGCCATTAATGATCTTAATTTACATGAGCTGCGCTGCGTATGTAATAGTGACAAATATTGAGCAAATACCGGGATATTTTAGTCTTGTTTTCTCCGAGGCTTTTTCATTAAATTCAGTAGGTGGCGGTATTTTAGGGACTATGCTAATTGGTATTCGTCGTGCTGCATTCTCAAACGAGGCTGGGATAGGCACTGAGGTTATGGCTCATGGTAGTGCCAAAACCAATGAACCAGTTAAAGAAGGCTTAGTGGCCATGTTAGGCCCTGCTATTGATACTCTATTGGTTTGTACTGCCACTGCTATGATTATTTTAATCTCGGGTGTTTGGCAAGGTACTGAAGCTGAAGGGGTTAATTTATCGGCGCAAGCTTTTGAAATTACTATGCCTGGTGTTGGGCCGTATTTACTTATTTTATGTGTGATATTTTTCAGCATTAGTACCATATTTACTCAAGCATTTTATGGTGGTCAGTGTTTTGCGTTTCTATTTGGGCGTAAACGTATCCGTTTTTACCAATACTTTTATTTATTAGCCATTTTGTTTGCCGCAACGGCTAGCTTGCAAGAAATTGTTAACATTATTGATGCCGCTTACGCGTTAATGGCAATACCGACTATGACGTCTGCTTTATTGCTGGCGCCTAAGGTTAGGGCTGCAGCAAAAGATTATTTTTCTCGCTTAGAAAAAAGTCATTAG
- the mioC gene encoding FMN-binding protein MioC has protein sequence MTKIALLVGTTLGGSEYVADEMAAQLTQLDHQTEVFIEPNLDELADFSLWIIVCSTHGAGDLPDNIVPFYQQLMIEKPDLSHIKFALCAIGDSSYDTFCQGPEKIIAQLLQHGSNAIVDKLQIDVQHNPIPEEPALAWLLQWQHLI, from the coding sequence ATGACAAAAATAGCATTATTAGTAGGCACAACATTAGGCGGTTCAGAATATGTTGCCGATGAAATGGCAGCTCAACTAACTCAGTTAGATCATCAAACAGAGGTATTTATAGAGCCAAATTTGGATGAATTAGCTGATTTTTCACTGTGGATCATTGTCTGTTCTACTCATGGAGCTGGCGATCTACCCGATAATATCGTGCCTTTTTATCAACAATTAATGATCGAAAAGCCCGATCTTAGTCATATTAAGTTCGCATTGTGTGCAATTGGCGACTCAAGCTATGATACTTTTTGCCAAGGACCTGAGAAAATCATCGCACAACTTTTACAGCATGGATCAAATGCTATTGTGGATAAGCTCCAAATCGATGTACAACACAATCCTATCCCTGAAGAACCTGCTCTAGCGTGGTTGTTACAATGGCAGCATCTTATCTAA